The genome window CATCTCAAAGCGCCAGAAACGGTATTATGACATCTTCAGCAACATGTATAATTCCCTCCTCGAGCGGGAAACCACCAAGGAAACCAATTTCGTGAACAAGGACGAGGTGTTCCACGAGATCCAGCGCCTCTCCGCGGTTGAGGACAGTTGCTTCAGGTTTATCTATAATAAGAAGAAGTTTTCGAAATCGATCGGCTTTTCGGTGCTGAGCGTCGATGACATGAAGGCCCTCTATGACGCGTACGACAGCGATACCATCGTCTCGGTCACCCGTTCCGTCGCCGATCATCTCGCCGAAGAGAGCGGGTGCTTGGGTTTCGTCGTATACGATGATTCCGAGGCGTCCGGCCTGGTCCAGTTCAGGCTGCGCCGCGGCCAGAAGTACAAGGGGCTCGATCTCCGCAGCGTCCTCGAGATTTTTTCATTTAAAAACGGCGGCGGCCATGAGGGCGCCATCGGCTTCCGGGTCCACCGGAAAAGCATCGGCGACCTTGACGCCTATGTCGCGCAGCTGATCGAGGGCATTGAAAAAGCCCTCGAAAGGTACGCGCGTCCCTGAAAGGTCCCACGTTCGATGCCGCAGCCCCTATGGGTGGAATAAGCAATCAGCCGGGATGCCGCGGTGCCGGCACCCCGGCCGGACGATCGCAGCGTGCGCTAACCCCGGAGCTCTGCTCCGGGGTTGAAAGCGCGCAACACATTATGCGACAAAATACCCCGCAGCTTGCTGCGGGGTATTTTGTCAGGCCGATTTCCTCTCCAGGCCGCCATCCTGTCTCTTGAACGACTCGATGAAGCGGACCTCCTTGCCGATTAACTTGATCCGGGACTTCTTCTTGCCGTCGCTGCCTTCCCACCGCTCCTGGCGCAGGGTCCCCGCGACCATGATCCTTCTGCCCTTGGCTATGCTACTCGAGCAGAATTCGGCGAGCTTTTCCCATGTCTCCACGTCGATGTAGGAGACCTGGGGATCCGCGTCGTCCTTCGAGTAGTGGTTCATGGCCAGGGAAAAGGTGCACACGTTTTTCCCTGTTTTGGTCTGCTTAAGGACCGGGTCCCGCGTGGCGTTTCCCTCGATGGTGACTGTCTGGTAGTTTTGCATAGCGTTTCTCCTTTTTGGTTGATTTACATCTGTTAACGGATGGGGTCGGGGGATGTTAAAAATAATTTTAAAATTATTTAAATTTTTCCCATATCCTTGGGGGGTGCAATTGCCCCGGACCGGGGCAGGGTAGTGCCCGGGGACCCCGGGCGGGGTTTGTTGCGAGAGGGAAGGACACTCCGTCCTTCCCTCTCGCGCTCTCCCATCCCGGTCGCTCAAACGCCGCGACGGGCTTCGGGTGAACTCGTCGAACCGGCTTCGCCGGATTCGACTCAGCGCCGCGCGCTTTTCCGACCTCCTGTCGGCGCGTGGCATTGTGACATCCTGTCAGGCACACCACCCTTATTAGGTATGTCCGCCTGCCGGCGGACGTTTTGAGGGCCTTGTTGAAGGGAATGTATGGGTTTTTGCGTAAGTAACATAAAATGTTATAACATGTTAAAAGATGATGTTATTAAATGCCTTCCGCCTTTCGCTTTGGAAGGCCCATCTGCTAACCACAGGATGTGGTTAGTGCCGGCGGAGACAGGATGTCTAAAAACCGCCGGCGTCCATCCTCGCGACGCCGTGCCTCCTGCACGGCGACTCTATGTGGCTAACCAGAAGAAGCGCCTATTACGGTAAACGCAAATCAGATCAGTTGGATTTGAATTAATTGCTTGTTATGTGAAATTGGCTTGACCATCTATCGGGAAATAAATAATTAAAATATAATATATAAATAACTCCGGGGGGAGAATAATTTGAATTAAAAAAGATATTGATATAATCAGATATCATTGGATTTATCTCTTATAAACGATATTTGGATACGATTTGATATATGAAATAAAATCACAGCTTTTTGAATAAAGATTATTACAGTAATGTTGAGGAATGTTTATGGATAAAAATGAAATACCATTATTAGATGAAATAAAAATGCAAACAGATGTAATAATTCCGATTATGCGGATTTTGCGAAAAGAATTGGGAAAAGAAAAAGCTGCGGCATTGATTAGTGACGCACTTCGTCCTTATATTCGCAGTGTTTATCATAAAATAGGTGAACGAAAATCCGGAACCCCTTTTGAAAAATGGGAAAAAGTGTGGGATGATATTCGACCAAGAATCGGGGATAACGTAGAAAGAGAGTTTATAATTAATGATGAAACTTCTCGAGATTACAATGTAAAACGATGTAGATTTGCTGAATTTTTTAAGGAATTAGGTGAACCGGAACTTGGAATGATCATGATGTGTGATTTTGATTATTATATAGCTGAAATTGGTGATCCCGTTGTTAAGTTAACCAGAACACAGACGATAATGGAAGGAGCTGAACACTGTGATTTTTGTTACCGATTTAATAAACAAACTTGAGCGATTGTGATTTTACTTCATATAACATTGGCTAAACGCTCCGCTGCGCTCCTCGGGCTTCGCAACATTATCACCTCCACTGCGCTACGGTAAAAACGTCGCATAAGCCGGGGACGTTATATAAAACTGTGTGCTTTTTATTGATTTATTAGAATTTATTTCTACAATGGTAATTGGTGAAAAATCTTAATATTATTTTTTGAAAGGGAGTTGTCATGAAGAATAAATTGATCTTATCAGTTGTTATAATAATTGTAAGTATGTTTTTGTTTGGTTGTCTGACATTTGAAAAAACTAATGCGTGGCTTAATTCACAGAAAGGTGTCCCAAAGATAAATATATCAGGAGATTGGGATGCTGGTTCAATATTTGCTGGGTGGGGTAGTGCAATTATTGTTCAAAAAGGAAATGAATTTTATGGCACACTAGGCTTATATAATATTAAGGGTGTAATAAATGGTGATAATATATATTATATATTAACCTCAGGATCAAAAATATATTATACTGGATCCTTGAAATACACTCAAAGTGGGAATCTTGAAGGATTAGCTGTGGAAAAAGCAATAGTTGATACAGAAGGAGCAGTAAATGCAACAAAATATCCTTTGATAATGAAAAAAGTAGATAAAACAAAAAAATAAAGATCGATCAATTCCGCTCCTCGCTCGTTTAGGCCGCCTGCGGTGCTCGGCCTCGCGCTTATCCCGCCAGCTACAGCGCGGTTTGGGGGAGGTAAAACGCGCATTGCTGGCGGGGCGCTCGGCAAACTGGCTTCGCCAGGTTCGGCTACGCCGGAAACGTTATATGTAATTACCCCGTTTATATTGGGGGATTTAATACATTTTTTACTAAAAGCATTTATCTGCTAAATACGTTTCATTACTTGTGCGAGGTATATTAAAATGTCAAAGATGATAGCATATTGCGGGCTTATTTGTTCGAATTGTCCTACATATTTAGCCACTCAGAATGATGATAATGTGGCAAGAGCAAAAACAGCTGCATTATATTCTGAAAAATTTAAGCTGAATTTAAAAACTACTGATATCAACTGTGATGGATGT of Spirochaetota bacterium contains these proteins:
- a CDS encoding L-2-amino-thiazoline-4-carboxylic acid hydrolase — protein: MDKNEIPLLDEIKMQTDVIIPIMRILRKELGKEKAAALISDALRPYIRSVYHKIGERKSGTPFEKWEKVWDDIRPRIGDNVEREFIINDETSRDYNVKRCRFAEFFKELGEPELGMIMMCDFDYYIAEIGDPVVKLTRTQTIMEGAEHCDFCYRFNKQT
- a CDS encoding single-stranded DNA-binding protein; the encoded protein is MQNYQTVTIEGNATRDPVLKQTKTGKNVCTFSLAMNHYSKDDADPQVSYIDVETWEKLAEFCSSSIAKGRRIMVAGTLRQERWEGSDGKKKSRIKLIGKEVRFIESFKRQDGGLERKSA